A section of the Alkalihalobacillus sp. LMS39 genome encodes:
- a CDS encoding PspA/IM30 family protein: MFQFFRRMKTLVSSEVNNMIDKAEDPVKMVDEYLREMESEIAEMESTTAKIIAEEKLLARKKEDTAKLADTREEQALKALEESNEDLARRILLEKKRAETEHAEISQLHENSLQQVEDLKTKLNEMKHEYSEMKHKRVTLVARAEAAKAKAQANRLMSSVESGSAKRGFNRMEEKIMRQEAEADASEELRETNQSLDNEIKELDKRTEVDAELARLREKLTQKDETKG, translated from the coding sequence ATGTTCCAATTTTTTCGAAGAATGAAAACGTTAGTAAGCTCTGAAGTCAATAATATGATTGATAAAGCAGAAGACCCGGTAAAAATGGTCGATGAATATTTACGTGAAATGGAAAGTGAAATTGCAGAAATGGAAAGCACAACAGCGAAAATAATTGCAGAAGAAAAATTACTAGCTCGAAAAAAAGAAGATACAGCTAAGTTAGCGGACACTCGAGAAGAACAAGCATTAAAAGCGTTAGAAGAAAGCAATGAGGATTTAGCTAGAAGAATTTTACTAGAAAAAAAGAGAGCAGAAACAGAGCATGCTGAAATCTCACAGTTACATGAAAACTCATTGCAGCAAGTTGAGGATTTAAAAACAAAGCTAAACGAAATGAAACATGAATACAGTGAAATGAAGCATAAGCGTGTCACATTGGTTGCACGTGCTGAAGCTGCGAAGGCAAAAGCACAAGCAAATCGTTTAATGTCTTCAGTGGAGTCTGGAAGTGCAAAACGAGGTTTTAACCGAATGGAAGAAAAAATAATGAGACAAGAAGCAGAAGCCGATGCAAGTGAAGAGCTTCGCGAAACGAACCAAAGCTTGGACAACGAAATTAAAGAACTTGATAAAAGGACAGAGGTTGATGCTGAATTAGCCCGTTTACGAGAGAAACTTACACAAAAGGATGAGACGAAAGGTTAG
- a CDS encoding flotillin family protein yields MEVIMIVVGVVVVILIALIGVFVSKYRTAGPDEALIVTGSYLGKKNVNVDEAGNRIKIVRGGGTFILPVFQQAKPLSLLSSKLDVQTPEVYTEQGVPVMADGTAIIKIGSSIGEIATAAEQFLGKTKADREQEAKEVLEGHLRSILGSMTVEEIYRNREKFSQEVQKVASYDLAKMGLVIVSFTIKDVRDSNGYLDSLGKPRIAQVKRDADIATAEAVKETRIKQAEAEKEAKKSELERATEIAEAEKSNQLKIAEYRQEQDRARARADQSYHLEEARSKQEVTEQQMQIQIIERQKQIELEEKEILRREKQYDSEVKKKADADRYAVEQSAEAEKRKQLAEADANKYRIEAMAKAEAEKIRIDGLARAEAEKAQGESEAEVIRLKGLAEAEAKEKIAEAYEQYGEAAMLDMILQMLPSYAKEIASPLANIDKITVVDTGGNGSNSGANKVTGYATDLMSTLQESLKASSGIDVKGLIENLSGKGNVRHSIEELTEEIKSQKKVEQPDTEE; encoded by the coding sequence ATGGAAGTCATTATGATTGTTGTTGGTGTTGTCGTCGTCATTTTAATTGCATTAATAGGTGTATTTGTATCGAAGTATCGTACTGCAGGACCTGACGAAGCACTTATCGTAACAGGAAGTTATTTAGGAAAGAAAAATGTTAATGTGGACGAAGCAGGGAACCGCATCAAAATCGTTCGTGGGGGCGGTACTTTTATTTTACCTGTGTTCCAACAAGCAAAACCATTAAGCTTGTTATCTAGTAAACTAGATGTTCAAACTCCTGAAGTGTATACAGAACAAGGGGTACCTGTAATGGCGGATGGAACAGCGATTATTAAAATTGGTAGTTCTATCGGTGAAATTGCAACCGCTGCTGAGCAATTTTTAGGAAAAACAAAAGCAGATAGAGAGCAAGAGGCAAAAGAAGTACTAGAAGGACATTTACGTTCCATTTTAGGTTCGATGACGGTCGAAGAAATTTACCGAAACCGAGAGAAATTTTCACAAGAAGTACAAAAGGTAGCATCATATGATTTGGCAAAAATGGGGTTAGTCATTGTCTCGTTTACAATCAAAGATGTACGCGATTCAAACGGTTATCTTGATTCTTTAGGGAAACCGAGAATTGCGCAAGTCAAACGTGATGCTGATATTGCGACAGCTGAGGCAGTGAAAGAAACAAGAATTAAGCAAGCCGAAGCTGAAAAAGAAGCGAAAAAGTCAGAGTTAGAACGAGCAACAGAAATTGCAGAGGCAGAAAAAAGCAATCAGTTAAAAATTGCAGAATATCGTCAAGAACAAGACCGTGCAAGAGCTCGTGCTGACCAATCTTATCATTTAGAAGAAGCTCGTTCAAAACAAGAAGTAACAGAACAACAAATGCAAATTCAAATTATCGAACGTCAAAAGCAAATTGAGTTAGAAGAAAAAGAGATTCTACGTCGTGAAAAGCAATATGATTCGGAAGTGAAGAAAAAAGCAGATGCCGACCGTTATGCGGTTGAGCAAAGTGCAGAAGCTGAAAAACGCAAGCAGCTGGCAGAGGCAGATGCAAACAAATATCGAATCGAAGCAATGGCCAAAGCCGAAGCAGAAAAAATCCGTATTGACGGGTTAGCGAGAGCTGAAGCAGAGAAAGCGCAAGGGGAATCTGAAGCTGAAGTTATTCGTTTAAAAGGTTTGGCAGAAGCCGAAGCAAAAGAGAAAATTGCAGAAGCATACGAGCAATATGGAGAAGCTGCAATGCTCGATATGATTTTACAAATGTTACCTTCTTACGCAAAAGAAATTGCAAGCCCATTAGCGAATATTGATAAGATTACAGTTGTTGACACAGGTGGAAATGGCAGCAACAGTGGGGCAAATAAAGTAACAGGGTATGCAACTGATTTAATGAGCACGTTACAAGAGTCATTAAAAGCATCATCTGGTATTGATGTAAAAGGCTTAATTGAGAACTTATCTGGAAAAGGCAATGTGAGACATAGCATTGAGGAATTAACAGAAGAAATTAAAAGTCAAAAGAAAGTAGAACAACCGGACACAGAAGAATAA
- the nagZ gene encoding beta-N-acetylhexosaminidase: MNLRKTMSLDEKIGQMFMFGFDGLTPNEQIMDLIETDKIGGVCYFKRNTNNPEQVFHLSKALQEKSDIPLFLTIDQEGGMVTRLTKGVTMSPGNMALGAANDPDGVKQLCEVVGNQLKQIGINMNFAPCIDVNNNPDNPVIGVRSYGEDPDHVALLGTKAVEGYQAANVSAVPKHFPGHGDTAVDSHLGLPIVQKSYEQLKELELVPFKEAVATGVDAIMVSHVCFPAVEDIPSTLSKKMVTTVLREDLKYTGVIVTDCMEMKAVLDTYGVEESTIRAVEAGIDLVLFSHTYEFQKRAKHALVEAVRSGRITEQRIDESVERILALKQKRLFNEPKSYSEEQLQQAGNQALSMELSEKSITVVKDENHLLPLKRNDKTLVLLPEIKATSVADEIYDNQMTLQPYLSSLTDIEEIQYSTMNADALRKKCRDAVQIVLVTYNASANQTQKEFLQSLVKGNEQKTVVCAMRNPYDYLCFPSISTYICTYEIETGAKIGLSKVLAGEVVASGTLPVSIPGYFAVGHSV; the protein is encoded by the coding sequence ATGAATTTGCGAAAAACGATGTCATTGGACGAGAAAATTGGGCAAATGTTTATGTTTGGTTTTGACGGGTTAACGCCCAATGAACAAATCATGGACTTAATCGAAACAGATAAAATCGGTGGTGTTTGTTATTTTAAACGAAACACAAATAACCCTGAACAAGTATTTCACCTGTCAAAAGCTCTACAAGAAAAAAGTGATATTCCGTTATTTTTAACGATTGACCAAGAAGGCGGAATGGTCACAAGGCTCACAAAAGGCGTAACAATGAGTCCAGGTAATATGGCGTTAGGAGCAGCCAATGATCCAGATGGTGTGAAGCAATTATGTGAAGTTGTAGGAAACCAATTAAAACAAATCGGCATAAATATGAATTTTGCTCCTTGTATTGATGTGAACAATAACCCTGACAACCCCGTTATTGGTGTCCGTTCCTACGGAGAGGATCCTGACCACGTAGCGCTGCTTGGAACAAAAGCTGTAGAAGGATATCAAGCAGCAAACGTCTCTGCCGTTCCAAAGCATTTTCCTGGTCATGGCGACACTGCCGTTGATTCACATCTTGGTCTCCCGATTGTACAAAAAAGCTATGAACAACTTAAAGAGCTTGAGCTCGTCCCATTTAAAGAGGCTGTTGCAACTGGTGTTGACGCGATTATGGTGTCACATGTCTGCTTTCCGGCGGTAGAAGATATCCCTTCTACATTATCGAAAAAAATGGTCACGACCGTGTTACGAGAGGATTTGAAATATACAGGGGTTATTGTCACCGATTGCATGGAAATGAAAGCTGTTCTTGATACATATGGTGTAGAAGAATCGACCATTCGTGCTGTAGAAGCAGGCATTGATTTAGTGTTATTTAGCCATACGTATGAATTCCAAAAACGAGCGAAACATGCTTTAGTAGAGGCTGTTCGCTCTGGTCGGATTACAGAACAACGTATTGATGAATCGGTCGAAAGAATTCTCGCATTAAAACAAAAGCGTCTGTTCAACGAGCCGAAATCTTACTCAGAAGAACAACTTCAACAGGCTGGAAATCAAGCGCTATCAATGGAATTAAGTGAAAAAAGCATTACCGTTGTCAAAGACGAGAATCACTTACTTCCTCTTAAGAGAAACGACAAAACGCTTGTCCTCTTACCTGAAATTAAGGCGACATCTGTTGCAGATGAAATTTACGATAACCAAATGACATTGCAGCCATATTTATCTTCCTTAACGGATATAGAAGAAATCCAATATTCAACGATGAACGCAGATGCACTCAGGAAAAAGTGTAGAGACGCTGTTCAAATTGTTCTCGTCACCTATAATGCTAGTGCTAACCAGACACAAAAAGAATTCTTACAATCTCTAGTGAAAGGCAATGAACAAAAAACGGTGGTGTGTGCGATGAGAAACCCGTATGACTATTTATGTTTCCCATCGATTAGTACATATATTTGTACGTATGAAATCGAAACCGGTGCAAAAATAGGGCTAAGCAAAGTGCTTGCCGGGGAAGTAGTAGCATCCGGTACACTCCCTGTTTCTATTCCAGGTTATTTTGCAGTCGGACATTCGGTTTAA
- a CDS encoding GNAT family N-acetyltransferase, which translates to MHITYTAIDEENLKVCQSLWNEQYSKTYPISDRLFIQNSPFPALCKQSSSFAFNEHGEMVGFILVKVQNNNCYIHLLFVKKAFRNKGIGTALLKKAENDFSQFPIFVGTDMYNYFPGIPLEWNDVHEWFEKRGYTKDEPVFDMKNEYSPTEPSLSIQSPYTIQFASLEDKEPFLSFLQQHFGSRWHDEAVDYFQAGGTGKEFSLLKDKGNIIGFVRHNQLDSPLIGSNLNWAPLFHTPHVGGIGPLGIDPAYRKQGLGEVIVNAAIVALQKSGITTMLIDWTHLVDFYQKFGYDVWKSYIPYKKINE; encoded by the coding sequence ATGCATATTACATATACGGCAATTGATGAAGAAAACTTAAAAGTTTGTCAGTCGCTCTGGAATGAACAGTATTCCAAAACCTACCCAATATCTGACCGGTTATTTATTCAAAATAGTCCTTTTCCTGCTTTGTGTAAACAAAGCTCCTCTTTCGCCTTTAATGAACATGGCGAAATGGTCGGATTTATATTAGTCAAAGTACAAAACAACAACTGCTACATCCATCTTCTTTTTGTAAAAAAAGCGTTTCGAAACAAAGGAATTGGAACAGCTTTGCTTAAAAAAGCAGAAAATGACTTTTCTCAATTCCCGATTTTTGTTGGAACAGATATGTATAATTATTTCCCAGGAATCCCGCTTGAGTGGAACGATGTTCATGAATGGTTTGAAAAAAGAGGCTATACAAAAGATGAGCCTGTTTTTGATATGAAGAACGAATATTCCCCGACAGAGCCATCGCTTTCCATTCAAAGTCCTTACACAATTCAGTTCGCCAGCCTGGAAGACAAGGAGCCTTTTTTATCTTTTTTACAACAGCATTTCGGCTCCCGCTGGCATGATGAAGCAGTTGACTATTTTCAAGCAGGAGGAACAGGAAAAGAATTTTCATTACTGAAAGATAAAGGGAACATCATCGGCTTTGTCCGGCACAATCAACTAGATTCTCCTCTCATTGGTTCGAATTTAAATTGGGCTCCTTTGTTCCATACTCCTCATGTTGGAGGCATTGGACCTTTAGGGATTGATCCTGCTTATCGAAAACAAGGGTTAGGAGAAGTCATTGTAAATGCTGCGATTGTAGCTCTTCAAAAAAGTGGAATAACAACGATGCTTATTGACTGGACCCATCTTGTTGATTTCTATCAAAAGTTTGGCTATGACGTGTGGAAAAGCTATATTCCATATAAAAAAATAAATGAATAA
- a CDS encoding YncE family protein: MNSYLVVLHKDEDTVSFIDVKTKDTVKTIETDYNPHEVVITPDGKKTYIACSLGNKLNVIDNETFEITHVIEHPDFDFPHGLGITSDGKKLYVASTYSEKVFVINVETEEVEKVIPTNQTFSHMIAFSQDEKVAYIPNIGSNNITVLNTETDEIITHFPVGKGPEGIAVHPNGKHLYVANQDDNNLLVIDRETLKVDYKRRIGAVPVRLVFSPNGKYALIPNRESGDLSIIETEHELKGEKRPWEIKRIRVGVWPGGTVFNREGTYAYVANNKTNDISIINMDTLKVEGTIDVGIHPDGIAFLTK; encoded by the coding sequence ATGAATAGCTACTTAGTTGTATTACATAAAGATGAAGATACAGTATCCTTTATTGATGTTAAAACAAAAGATACCGTGAAAACGATTGAAACGGATTATAATCCTCATGAAGTTGTAATTACCCCTGATGGGAAGAAAACGTATATTGCATGCTCACTAGGAAATAAATTAAATGTCATTGATAACGAAACATTTGAAATAACGCATGTAATTGAGCATCCTGATTTTGATTTCCCGCATGGCTTAGGTATAACGTCAGACGGAAAAAAATTATATGTGGCATCTACGTATAGTGAGAAAGTGTTTGTCATTAACGTAGAAACAGAGGAAGTAGAAAAAGTCATCCCGACAAATCAAACATTTTCACATATGATTGCGTTTTCTCAAGATGAAAAGGTCGCATATATTCCGAATATCGGAAGTAATAATATTACGGTTCTGAACACGGAAACTGATGAAATCATCACCCATTTCCCGGTTGGCAAAGGACCTGAAGGAATTGCGGTTCATCCAAATGGAAAACATTTGTATGTCGCGAACCAAGATGATAATAATTTACTCGTTATCGACCGAGAAACATTAAAAGTAGATTATAAACGAAGAATAGGAGCCGTCCCTGTTCGTCTCGTGTTTTCGCCTAACGGTAAATATGCACTCATACCGAATCGTGAGTCTGGAGATTTATCTATCATTGAAACAGAGCACGAGTTGAAAGGTGAAAAAAGACCGTGGGAAATTAAACGTATTCGTGTAGGGGTCTGGCCTGGTGGAACAGTTTTTAACCGTGAAGGCACGTATGCGTATGTTGCCAATAATAAAACAAATGATATTTCAATTATTAATATGGATACGTTAAAAGTAGAAGGAACGATTGATGTGGGAATCCATCCAGATGGGATTGCTTTTTTAACAAAATAA
- a CDS encoding MBL fold metallo-hydrolase yields the protein MSSVSKIQQFGPVSCLRGLIKKLGRTFTYCVYYVDGLLIDTGPPAARKAVEAFVKNKKITAIVLTHSHEDHIGNAQWLADKYNIPVYMSPLTKKQLEQDVVTPFYRRLIWGKVQHTNGLVLETEIKTDHYHFTVIPTPGHCDGHIALLEPQEKWLFSGDLFLSKRLLYGMANESVPILLRSIKTILKHDFSTIFCGHAGIVENGKESFIAKKEYLERLTASTLSLRAKGYSAEMIAKLLLPQQKLVSWFSQGEMSPLHLITSIIDEHSIKIR from the coding sequence ATGTCTTCCGTATCAAAAATTCAACAATTCGGCCCAGTTTCTTGCCTTAGAGGACTTATTAAAAAATTGGGCCGAACGTTTACATATTGTGTGTATTATGTGGATGGTCTTTTAATTGATACAGGGCCGCCAGCAGCTAGAAAAGCAGTGGAAGCGTTTGTAAAAAACAAAAAAATTACCGCCATTGTTCTTACCCATTCACATGAAGACCATATTGGTAATGCGCAATGGCTTGCCGACAAATACAATATACCCGTTTACATGAGTCCGCTTACCAAAAAGCAACTCGAACAAGATGTTGTGACTCCTTTTTATCGCCGGCTCATATGGGGAAAGGTACAACACACAAACGGTCTTGTATTAGAAACAGAAATAAAAACAGACCATTACCACTTTACTGTTATTCCTACACCGGGTCATTGTGATGGTCATATTGCGTTGTTGGAACCACAGGAAAAATGGCTGTTTTCAGGTGATTTGTTTTTATCAAAACGATTATTATATGGTATGGCAAATGAATCTGTCCCGATTTTGCTTCGGTCAATAAAAACCATACTTAAACATGATTTTTCAACCATTTTTTGTGGACATGCTGGTATTGTTGAAAACGGAAAAGAAAGTTTTATTGCGAAAAAGGAATATTTAGAACGGTTAACGGCAAGCACATTATCGCTTCGAGCGAAAGGCTACTCCGCAGAAATGATAGCGAAACTTCTTTTACCTCAACAAAAATTAGTATCGTGGTTTTCTCAAGGTGAAATGTCACCTCTTCATTTAATTACTTCTATTATTGATGAGCATTCCATAAAAATACGATAA
- a CDS encoding alpha/beta fold hydrolase: MTMKLVSFYSNSSLLSGAIHYPSLEQNKQYPAIVLVHGFVGSKVGEHRLFVKAARYFTEKGFIVFRFDFRGCGESEGDYSDVTLTNQIHELQSALDFIEKTPEVNKELITVIGHSLGGAVASLTASIDNRVKHLLLWSPVANPYQDITRITGLLAVKKAAKEGVYDYQGFYISEQFFQDLKRHEPLLSVASYKQPALIVHAEMDEDVPKGNAQLYYDSLKNRQTVTDVAYIEKADHTFSSYSFEHQLFEKSSHWLEQVLQKNEVQLLKQPF; this comes from the coding sequence ATGACGATGAAATTGGTTTCTTTTTATTCAAACAGTTCCCTACTATCTGGTGCGATTCATTATCCAAGTCTTGAACAAAATAAGCAATACCCTGCCATTGTTCTTGTTCACGGTTTTGTCGGAAGCAAAGTAGGAGAACATCGCTTGTTTGTAAAAGCAGCTAGATATTTTACAGAAAAAGGTTTTATAGTGTTTCGATTTGATTTTCGTGGTTGTGGTGAAAGTGAAGGCGATTATAGTGATGTTACGTTAACGAATCAAATACACGAACTTCAAAGCGCACTTGATTTTATTGAAAAAACACCTGAAGTGAACAAAGAGCTTATCACTGTCATAGGTCATAGTTTAGGGGGCGCTGTTGCCTCTCTTACTGCATCTATAGACAATCGAGTTAAACACTTATTATTATGGTCTCCAGTTGCAAACCCTTATCAAGATATAACAAGAATCACTGGCTTACTTGCCGTAAAAAAAGCTGCAAAAGAAGGCGTTTATGATTATCAGGGATTTTATATTAGTGAGCAATTTTTTCAAGACTTAAAGCGACACGAACCACTTTTATCTGTAGCATCATATAAACAACCGGCCCTTATTGTACATGCAGAAATGGATGAGGATGTACCAAAAGGAAATGCTCAATTATATTATGACAGCTTAAAAAACAGACAGACTGTAACAGATGTTGCTTATATCGAAAAAGCTGATCATACTTTTTCAAGTTATTCATTTGAACATCAGCTTTTTGAAAAAAGTTCACACTGGTTAGAGCAAGTTTTACAAAAAAATGAAGTACAACTATTAAAGCAGCCTTTTTAG
- a CDS encoding pyridoxal phosphate-dependent aminotransferase, with product MEFKMNRMMEQLPEQYFAKLVGKVNQLKQQGADLINLGQGNPDQPTPEHIVKSLQEGANNPNFHKYSPFRGYGFLKEAVASYYKREFNVDIDPEQEVCILFGGKGGLIEISQCLLNPGDVALVPDPGYPDYWSGVALAGGKMEMMPLKAEHDFLPDYEAIPQNIVKQAKLLFLNYPNNPTGATAPLAFYDDTVSFAEKNKLCVVSDFAYGAIGFDKKKPVSFLQAEGAKDVGIEIYTLSKTFNMAGWRVGFAVGNQSVIEMLNVLQDHLYVSLFGAIQQAAATALLESQDCVDQLVTLYEKRKNHLISGLQSIGWDVKAPQGSFFSWLPCPNGMTSDEFADLLLQKAHIAVAPGRGFGQWGEGYVRVALLEDLERLEEVVARIDKLKLF from the coding sequence ATGGAATTTAAGATGAACCGTATGATGGAGCAGTTGCCAGAACAATATTTTGCAAAGCTTGTTGGAAAAGTAAATCAGCTTAAACAACAAGGGGCAGACTTAATTAATTTAGGTCAAGGCAATCCTGATCAGCCAACTCCGGAACATATTGTAAAGAGTTTACAAGAGGGGGCAAACAATCCTAATTTTCATAAGTACTCCCCTTTTCGAGGTTACGGTTTTTTAAAAGAAGCTGTTGCTTCCTATTATAAGCGGGAGTTTAATGTCGATATTGATCCAGAGCAAGAAGTGTGCATTTTATTCGGCGGCAAAGGCGGCTTAATTGAAATAAGTCAATGTTTGCTTAACCCGGGAGATGTTGCGTTAGTGCCAGACCCAGGCTATCCAGATTACTGGTCTGGAGTTGCGTTAGCAGGCGGAAAGATGGAAATGATGCCATTAAAAGCAGAACATGATTTTCTACCTGACTATGAAGCAATTCCACAAAATATAGTAAAACAAGCTAAATTACTATTTTTAAATTACCCGAACAACCCAACAGGGGCAACGGCACCTTTGGCGTTTTATGACGATACGGTTTCGTTTGCTGAAAAAAACAAACTTTGCGTAGTATCAGATTTTGCTTATGGTGCTATTGGATTTGATAAAAAAAAGCCAGTTAGTTTTCTGCAAGCAGAAGGAGCAAAAGACGTCGGAATTGAAATTTATACATTATCAAAAACATTTAATATGGCAGGCTGGCGTGTTGGGTTTGCGGTTGGAAATCAGTCTGTCATTGAGATGCTCAATGTCCTACAAGATCACCTTTACGTTAGTTTATTCGGTGCGATCCAACAAGCAGCGGCTACGGCTTTATTAGAATCCCAGGATTGCGTGGACCAGCTCGTCACTTTATATGAAAAACGTAAAAACCACCTCATCTCCGGTTTGCAATCGATTGGCTGGGATGTAAAGGCGCCACAAGGATCTTTCTTTTCATGGCTACCTTGCCCCAATGGCATGACATCAGACGAGTTTGCGGATTTATTATTACAAAAAGCCCATATTGCGGTTGCACCAGGGCGTGGATTTGGTCAATGGGGAGAAGGGTATGTTCGAGTCGCATTACTTGAGGACCTCGAACGGTTAGAAGAAGTGGTGGCAAGAATTGATAAATTAAAGCTTTTCTAA